One Hordeum vulgare subsp. vulgare chromosome 4H, MorexV3_pseudomolecules_assembly, whole genome shotgun sequence DNA window includes the following coding sequences:
- the LOC123448950 gene encoding DNA topoisomerase 6 subunit A3 yields MSERKRRAGTDAAEGGSTSKKLRGASAAASYAQSLRSKLRPDASILASLRALASAASKSKPATASSAGAKALSEDDPASASSNYIVVADQDTTSVTSRINRLVLSVARSILAGRGFSFAVPSRTSSNQVYLPDLDRIVLLRRESARPFANVATARKATVTARVLSLVHAVLRRGIHVTKRDLFYTDVKLFGDQSQSDAILDDVSCMLGCTRSSLHVVASEKGVVVGRLTFADDGDVIDCTRMGVGGKAIPPNIDRVSGIESDALFILLVEKDAAFMRLAEDRFYNRFPCIILTAKGQPDVATRLFLRRLKVELKLPVLALVDSDPYGLKILSVYMCGSKNMSYDSANLTTPDIKWLGVRPSDLDKYRVPEQCRLPMSDHDIKVGKEMLEEDFVKQNEGWVKELETMLRTKQKAEIQALSSFGFQYLTEVYLPLKLQQEDWI; encoded by the coding sequence ATGTCGGAGAGGAAGCGCCGGGCGGGGACAGATGCGGCCGAGGGGGGCTCCACCTCGAAGAAACTGCGCGGCGCCTCGGCCGCCGCATCCTACGCCCAATCCCTCCGCTCGAAGCTCCGCCCTGACGCCTCCATCCTCGCCTCCCTCCGCGCCCTcgcctccgccgcctccaaaTCCAAGCCCGCGACCGCCTCCTCAGCCGGAGCGAAAGCCCTCTCCGAGGACGACCCGGCCTCCGCCTCCTCCAACTACATCGTGGTCGCCGACCAGGACACCACCTCCGTCACCTCCCGCATCAACCGCCTCGTCCTCTCCGTCGCGCGAAGCATCCTGGCTGGCCGCGGCTTCTCCTTCGCCGTCCCCTCCCGCACCTCCTCAAACCAGGTATACCTCCCGGACCTCGACCGCATCGTGCTCCTCCGCCGCGAGTCCGCGAGGCCCTTCGCCAACGTCGCCACCGCGCGCAAGGCCACCGTCACCGCGCGCGTCCTCTCCCTCGTCCACGCCGTCCTGCGCAGGGGCATCCATGTCACCAAGAGGGATCTCTTCTACACCGACGTGAAGCTCTTCGGCGACCAGTCCCAGTCGGACGCCATCCTCGACGACGTCTCCTGCATGCTTGGATGCACCCGCTCGTCCCTACATGTCGTCGCCTCTGAGAAGGGCGTTGTGGTTGGCCGCCTCACTTTTGCTGATGACGGCGACGTCATCGACTGCACGCGAATGGGCGTCGGCGGGAAGGCCATCCCGCCCAACATTGACAGGGTGTCAGGCATTGAGAGCGACGctctcttcatcttgcttgtggaGAAAGATGCTGCTTTCATGCGCCTCGCCGAGGACAGGTTCTACAACCGTTTTCCGTGCATCATATTGACAGCAAAGGGGCAGCCGGATGTTGCCACCAGGTTGTTCTTGCGCCGGCTTAAAGTGGAGCTGAAGCTTCCGGTGCTCGCATTGGTGGACTCTGATCCATATGGGCTGAAGATCTTGTCCGTGTATATGTGTGGCTCGAAGAACATGTCGTATGACAGTGCCAATCTGACAACGCCGGATATCAAGTGGCTCGGCGTGCGGCCAAGTGATCTGGACAAGTACAGGGTACCGGAGCAGTGCCGGCTTCCCATGAGTGATCACGATatcaaggtgggaaaagagatgcTAGAGGAAGACTTCGTGAAGCAAAATGAAGGGTGGGTGAAGGAGTTGGAGACGATGTTGCGAACAAAACAGAAGGCTGAGATTCAGGCTCTCAGCTCGTTTGGGTTCCAGTACCTGACTGAGGTATATCTACCCCTCAAGCTGCAGCAGGAGGACTGGATTTAA